Proteins encoded together in one Candidatus Dormiibacterota bacterium window:
- a CDS encoding Re/Si-specific NAD(P)(+) transhydrogenase subunit alpha has translation MAAAVGIPRETGDGEKRVATVPAVVPILTKLGLEVVVESGAGEAAGFLDEAYTAKGARIADRAEVLRSGVVAAVDAAALADEQPGPPAGTVLIGFCNPLSGSAAVRTLAERGLVTLSMELMPRITRAQSMDALSSQANLAGYKAVLVAAGMLPKIFPMLTTAAGTIAPARVLVVGAGVAGLQAIATARRLGSVVEAYDVRPAVKEQVESLGAKFVELAVEETAAEDAGGYAKAQDETFYRRQQELMAKVVAGSDVVITTALVPGRKAPVLVTAAMVEGMAPGSVIVDLAAEQGGNCELTEAGRTVVVHGVSVVGAVNLPATVPQHASQMYAKNVSTFLQHLVKDGEVRLDTDDQITRETLVTRDGRVVNPRVCEALGIEAPAADATPAG, from the coding sequence GTGGCAGCCGCCGTCGGCATCCCCCGGGAGACCGGGGACGGGGAGAAGCGCGTCGCCACCGTGCCCGCGGTGGTGCCGATCCTGACCAAGCTCGGGCTCGAGGTGGTGGTCGAGTCCGGGGCGGGCGAGGCCGCCGGCTTCCTCGACGAGGCCTACACGGCAAAGGGCGCGCGCATCGCCGACCGCGCCGAGGTGCTGCGCTCCGGGGTGGTCGCCGCCGTCGACGCCGCGGCGCTGGCGGACGAGCAGCCGGGCCCGCCCGCGGGCACCGTGCTGATCGGCTTCTGCAACCCGCTCTCCGGCTCCGCGGCGGTGCGCACCCTCGCGGAGCGCGGGCTGGTCACCCTCTCCATGGAGCTGATGCCACGGATCACCCGCGCCCAGAGCATGGACGCGCTCTCCTCGCAGGCCAACCTCGCCGGCTACAAGGCGGTGCTGGTCGCCGCGGGGATGCTGCCGAAGATCTTCCCGATGCTCACCACCGCGGCGGGGACGATCGCCCCCGCCCGGGTGCTGGTCGTCGGCGCCGGCGTCGCTGGCCTCCAGGCGATCGCCACCGCCCGCCGCCTCGGCTCCGTGGTCGAGGCCTACGACGTCCGCCCCGCGGTGAAGGAGCAGGTGGAGAGCCTGGGGGCGAAGTTCGTCGAGCTGGCCGTGGAGGAGACCGCCGCGGAGGATGCGGGCGGCTACGCCAAGGCCCAGGACGAGACCTTCTACCGCCGCCAGCAGGAGCTCATGGCCAAGGTGGTGGCGGGCAGCGACGTGGTGATCACCACCGCCCTGGTGCCCGGCCGGAAGGCCCCGGTGCTGGTCACCGCGGCGATGGTGGAGGGGATGGCGCCGGGATCGGTGATCGTCGACCTCGCCGCCGAACAGGGCGGCAACTGCGAGCTCACCGAGGCCGGGAGGACGGTTGTCGTGCACGGTGTCTCGGTGGTGGGGGCCGTCAACCTGCCGGCGACGGTGCCCCAGCACGCCAGCCAGATGTACGCGAAGAACGTGTCCACCTTCCTCCAGCACCTGGTCAAGGACGGTGAGGTGCGGCTGGACACCGACGACCAGATCACCCGCGAGACGCTGGTGACCCGGGACGGACGGGTGGTGAACCCGCGGGTCTGCGAGGCCCTCGGCATCGAGGCGCCCGCGGCGGACGCCACGCCGGCGGGGTAG
- a CDS encoding LapA family protein, producing MSAARAARTRAGVAGGVITLIIMLVLAVQNTGPVAVHFLLWGWAGTPLFAVIVVSMLLGFLLGLAYMLSQHGHTTAPAPGARAATPRRRTLRGKRAAAPAAEPVAGPPAEV from the coding sequence ATGAGCGCCGCACGGGCGGCCCGCACGCGCGCCGGGGTGGCGGGAGGGGTGATCACGCTGATCATCATGCTCGTCCTGGCCGTCCAGAACACCGGCCCCGTCGCCGTCCACTTCCTGCTCTGGGGCTGGGCAGGCACCCCGCTCTTCGCCGTGATCGTGGTCTCGATGCTGCTCGGGTTCCTGCTCGGGCTCGCCTACATGCTCTCCCAGCACGGCCACACCACCGCCCCGGCCCCGGGCGCCCGGGCCGCCACGCCGCGCCGGCGCACCCTGCGGGGGAAGCGCGCCGCCGCGCCGGCGGCCGAGCCGGTCGCCGGACCGCCCGCCGAGGTCTGA